The genomic interval TTATATTTCTTTGAATTGAACAATTCTTTTACAATGGATTTCCCATTTTCAGGGTCTGCAGTAAATGTATCGTTGATTCCTACTAATTTAAAGCCTGCTACAAGTTCCCTTTCCCCTATCAAACAAAGATCGTACATTTAAATCAGCATCCTCTCTATTGTATTATTATCAAGCTTATATGACTTGCCTATTATTATTGTCCTGAGATTATCACGTTCTCTTTCTGCATAGAGGATATATGCAAAAATAAAGAGAGATGCTGTGTCCCTGATCATTACCGGGACGAATTCATGGAATAATGACTTTCTCATGCCTATCTCAAACTGGCTCAGATTTTTATTTTCTTTATAGTAATCCAGAGCTTCATCTATGTTAAAATGCTTAAAAAGTGAAAGCAGCTCAATAACACTTCCAGACCTGAAAGTATCAGAAAGTGCTGTTCTGGAAAAATTGCCATTATCTATAATACTGTTTTCTATTTTTTCAAATGGAACGTTGAGCTCAATTGCCTTTGCCAGTGTAAGAATATTCTTTAAATCCACCACGGTTTTTACATATTTAATAATCTGCCCTTCATCCCCATTATAGAACAATGCGGTTTTAATAAGGTCATTATAATAACGGTAATCCATAGCTGATAGGAGGGATGATGTATCTCCTGTCTTCTTGTATTCTTCCAGCTCTTTCAGCAGATAATTAAAACCGTAATTGAGAAGGTAATTAATCACAGAATCCACGTCGTTTTTTTCCATTATAGCCCTGAAATCATCTCGCTTCAGGTTTCCTGCATATATTCCCATAGGGATATCCCTGAAACTCATTATGAAACTGTCATTATATTTTATATCGTGGTGTATAACTTTAGAAGTAATAATCGCCTTTATACTTTCTATATCCCATTTCGATACATATGATTTCATAAACGATTTTATCTGGGGCGGGACTGCGAACAGTGCTATTTTAGCATTGTTTATCACATGCCGGTTAATTGCTGTAATCAGAATATCCACATCATCATTGCTTATTGTTGTAGCTTTATCTATATCATCGCGGTATGATGTCTCATATAATTTCAACCTTATATCTTTAATATCAAGTTCAAGAAGTGATTTTACAAAACTATCGCTAAGATAATCATTGAAATGTATCTTTAACCTTCCATAACTTCCTGAATATGTAGTGTTAATTGGAACCACCATTATTTAATATTTTCATATAGATATGTTTCTACATCGTATGAAATTTCATCAAAAATACTGCTTAAGCGCATATCTACTTCTTTTTTCCCATCTGCACTGACCGCTATAATTCCAGATTTTATTGATTTGTCTATAATAAATTTAATTGAATCCGGGAATTTAAAACCCTGAAGTTTCTCGTTTTCCATTTCATCACAGTATACGGTGAACTTATTCCCAAGTTCTTTTTTCGATTCATTAACCATAGCTTTTAGCAATTCAGGGTAATTGGAAGATTTGTTAAGTGATGTGACATAAGACCTTAGTTTTTGCATAGTGTTAACCAGTATTTCCTTTTTTTTGTCATCAATGATTTTTTTTGACTGCAATCTAATATTGTCCTCGTACTGCTTTATTATATTCTTAACATCATTATCAGATTTTACAGCATAGTAATTCTTAATCCTGGATATTTTATCATTGCAGGATTTTATAATAGCCTCTATTTTGGCAGAATACTCATCTCTTATGGCTTTGAGCTCTGCCTGGGTCGTATTATCTATCTCATTTAATATATTTTCAAGTGACATAAAAAATCTTTCTTATATTACGTGCAACAGTAATATAATTCCCAGAACAAAACCAATAATCCACAGGGTTTCCGGTATTACAAAGAAAAACAATACCTGACCAAATTTTTCTGGTTTTTCTGCAATTATACCCATTCCAGCAGCTCCGATACCCTGTTGAGCCATCCCAGTTCCAATCAATCCGCCGGCAATGGCAATTGAAGCTGCCAAAGCCAATATAGCATCCGGTGTAGTAATCATAAATATCCTTAATTCCCCATTGAAATAACTTATATAAAATTATTTATTGCGAAGTGTTATATTTAAACTATATGTATTTTACAATAATAAAAATAAGTCCTAGTCCTTCTTCCTGGCAAAATATAAAGCCAGTAAAGACGGAACCAGTATCCAGATAAGTCCGACTGCGATTATAGAATATATGTTAATGCCAACTGCCGACGCCTTATATGTACTGTATGAACCGAGATGGTAATCCGATATTAAATCAGGGAAATATGATGGAGAAAAAGAATTGACTATAAGGAGGTCCTTGAAATATGCAATTCCCGTAGATTTAACACGCAGTAAATACAGGATAGCTGGTGAAACTATAGTTGACCACATGAATCCCATAATAAATAACATTCCAAGCCCTGTTCCTAATACCTGCCCCTGGGTCTTTTCAAACTGGGAAACCAGGTAAATAATTCCTGCAAATCCTATTATTTCTACAAGGTATCCTAAAAGTATTGTAAGGAACGTTCCTGATGATATAAAAACACCTGTATAATGATACAGGATAAAATCAGCAAGACCAAGAGCTATCAATAATCCTGCAAGGAAGCTAACGGAATTTCCAGCAAATCTGGACATCATAAGTTTGCCTTTTGTTATGGGCCTGACTATTATTGATTCCAGGACTCCTGAAGTCTTATCCTTGCTGTAATAGAAATATGCTGAGAATATCCCCATTATTGGTATCAGCAATACACCGAAAAATATGGCAAGCTCATCCTGTAATATTGAACCGGGCTTTATGTAAGTGTACTCGTAATTTAGAAATGGTACTATCACTGCACCTGTGCTGTTAACAATATAAATATTCACAGATTTGCCGGCATCTGCGGTCTTCAGGGGTGGTGTGACAATAAACCTGTTCGAGTTTACTTTTCCTATATATACTGTATTCGTTTTGTTAAAGTGATTGGTGTTTAAAAGCGTAGAAGATGTATTATAATAGACATCAGGGCTATCTGTGAATTTATAGTCCGGGTTATATATCATTGTGCTTACCAGTGCAGGGTCAGATTTATCCTTCAAATTTACTGCATATAATGGATATTTAGAATCGTTAAAATTGATTGAATAATATGGTGCTGCAAAAGTGGATGCGTCATTTATTAAAATATTCTGCCCATTATAATAATTCATGGTATTATTGGATCCAACCAGTGCGATTCCATCCAGGTAATATTCGTTATAGCGGTATGTTAAATTTGTAGATAAATTCTTAATGATAAAATGAACATAGCCTGTACTATTGGTTGTTCCACTGAAGTATTTTATTAAACTATTATTCGAATTGTAATATAAAGATGAAGTTATATGCAACCCTGAAACCGGGTCTCCATAGCCATTTATTACATAATCAGTTATATTTACTGAATTGCCAGTTTGGTTAATATATGGCATTACTATAGCTGTATTGCCTGGATGTGCATAGTCAGAACTGACTCCGGCTCCATAAGCAGATGCTGCGGTTACCAGTACAAGCAGAACTATGAGTATAATGGTAAATTTTCCTGTAATAGTACGTTTTATATCATATAAAAATCCATTCATCTTATTTCACCATATTCAAAAAGTAATCTTCCAGTGTTTCATTCTCCATGCTGATATAATCCACCCTGTAATTTTTAATTACAAGTTGCCTGTTAAGTTCAGAAACATCAACTTCACCATTATTTTTGATGTAATAATAGGTGCCATCTGATGTAAATTCCCCGAATTCCGATAATATTTTTTCCATACCGGCATCGGGGTTTTTTATGTGTATTTTTGTTCCTGTTGTCCCCAAATGCATCAGATCATCCCTTGAAAGCGTTTTGACTACAGAACCATTCTTTACTATTGCAATTTTGTCTGCAACGTTCTGCAGTTCAGATAATATGTGGGATGAAAGGAGTATAGATTTTCCCTGCTTTTTTAGATTAATAATTAAATCCCTTACCTCTTTAACACCGTTTGGATCAAGCCCATTCAATGTTTCATCGAAAAGATAATTGTCAGGATTTCCTATCATTGCAGCTATGAGTGCAAATCTCTTTTTCATTCCCTGGGAGTAATACTTTAATTTTCTATTCCTGTAATTGTAAATATCAAACTGTTTCATCATTTCAATAGCATTTTTCTCCGCTTCGTCCGGTTTTATACCGTAAAATCCTGCATAATATTTCAGAAGGGGTACTGGCCTGGCATCTGGTTCAAAATTTGGCAGTTCCGGAACCCAGCCAATGTTTCTGGATGCTTTTATTTTTTCTTTAACTATATCAAAATTATTAACGGTGATCGTTCCTGAAGTTGGAAATATTATACCGCATGCAGCCCTTATTGTTGTTGTTTTTCCGGCACCATTCAGGCCTGCAAGCCCCATTATTTGCCCGTTGTTTATTTCAAGGTTTAAATCTGATACTGCTTTAAAATTTTTAAATGATTTTGAAAGGTGTAAAATTTCTATCATTGATATGGAATAAGATTGGATATATATTAAATTTCTTATAAATAATGCTATTTCTTTTTAATTATTTCAACCCTGCTGCTATTAATCCTGCTCTGCCCTGAATCATCGTCCAGTATTATGGTTACGCTCTCCTCTGCGCCGCTTATTATACCTTCTATTCTTTGCCTCAGTACATTTATATTTTCATCGTCGCCCATGATAGAAAGTTTCTCTTTTATGCTTGTTAATATGCCTTCTATAGTTGTGATATAGCCCTTAGATGCTATTCCAGGGGATATTTCAGCCTCCAGTTCTGGAATATGGACACTTGCGTCTGGAGACCGGTAAACTATTGTTTTTAAATCGTTCTTATTCTTTATCTTAAACTTTATAATTTTTGGCTCTCCCTTTTCATGCCTGTCTATAGTGATATTTTTATAGTTGCAATTTTTGCATACGTATGTATGTATGGTAATTTTGCCTTCGTATGGTATTTCATTGTCTGCTTCAATATAATATAAAAAACTATTGCAATTCGGGCATCTTGATTCTGTTTTCTTTTCATCCATTTAATCACCCTGGTTTAGCCATGAATATAATGGATCTAAAACTATATATCTTTTGTTTTTAAGTTCTGATACATCCTTCGAAGCTGTTAAAAACATAGAAATTTTAATATCTTTTATTATATTTTTTATATGGAATACCAGATCTTCGTATGATGTGTCTGCGTCCTTTAGGAAATTCCTCGCCATAGCACCCATGTCTGCCCCCATAATTATAGATTTTACTACGTCCTGGCCATTTCTTATTCCGCCACTCCCTATAATTGGCAAACCAACGGAACAGAATTTAATAGATGCTGGTGAAGGTACTCCCCAGTTCCAGAATGTCTGGCCGGTGTGCATTTTTTCTTTATTCTGAATTTTTTCAGCCCTGTAATATTCTATTGCAGCAAATGAAGTGCCACCAAGACCCCCAACATCTATTGCTTTGACACCTGCATCTTTTAGTTCCAGAGCATCATCCCTTGAGAATCCGCTGCCGGTTTCTTTAGCTATGACAGGATAAGATTTTGCTATTTCCTTTAGCCTTGACATCACTCCTCTAGCATTTTTGTCCCCTTCCGGCTGTACCATTTCCTGTAAAAAATTAAAATGGACAATCAGGTATTTAGCACCTATAAGATTGAATATGTATTCAATGTCTTTATCAGAAATAGGAGGCTTTTCCTGCCCGATTAGCTGTGGTGCCCCGATGTTTGCAAATCTTGCCGGTATCTTATAATTATTTATAACTGAAAATGTATCTGCTATATTTTTATTTTCTATAGCAGCCCTCATGCTCCCAACACCCATGCCTATCTTGAATTCTTCAGCTGCCCTGGCAAGGTTTTCGTTTATTTTTCTTGCTTTTTCAGTACCGCCTGTCATGGAAGATATAAGGAATGGCAAACCGAATTCAGTTCCTAGAAAATTAATTTTTGTATTTATAGAATCATAATCAACTTCAGGTATAGCCCTGTGTATTAATCTAATATCATCCCAGAAATTGTGCTCTGAAGTAACATTCATATTCTCAGCAATATTAATATGCTCTTCCTTTCTGTTTTCTATCATTAAACCACCGTTCCTGTAAAATTATCCTTTCCTATATTATATATTCGTTCCGGATAAAGTCCATTAATGAGGTATACAGGTATTCCTATATCAGAAATTAGTTTCATTTTATTATATTTATTCATTATTCCTCCTGTGACATCTGGATTAATAGTATCATATTGAAAATCTGTTGAAATTGTTTTTAAGAGCTTTGCATCAGGGTTATTTTTCGGATTTTTATCGAATATGCCATCAACGTCTGAAAAGAATATTACAAATTCGGGATGCAATATTTTTGAAATATCATATGCAATATTATCGCCAGAGTATATACCTATTTCATTGCCATGTATGTATGTATCTCCATATGAAATGGGGGTTATGCCCAGTTCCAGATATTTTGAAAAAATATTATAATTTTTTTTATTATTATAAACAAGTGATGAAACAGGAAGTGAAATATTATAGATTTTATTTTCCTGAAAAATTTTTGAAATTTTAAGATCCAATTCTGCCATATCATTATGTACGATATTCATGCCCTCCATTGTTCTTTCAGAAACCTGGCCTGGCAAACCATATTCTTTAGATTTTATATGGCCAAAAGAACCACCCCCATGAATTATTACCATTTGTTTATCTATACGTTTTAGAGTTTTAACAATGTTTTCTACTATTTGCCCATTGAATTTTTTATACATTGATTTATCTGTTATAATGCTCCCGCCGATCTTAATTACAATCATTGTATAAATAATATAAAAAGTGTTATTAAATTTGACTATTGCATCGGTAGTAAGAATCTGGTTAAATAGCAAATCTAGGTTTAATAATACAGATAACATATTTTTAAAAAGCATTGTATCCAAATATGGACCGATCGGGATTTGGACCCGAGCCCTCTTGCTTGCAAAGCAAGCGATCTACCGCTGATCTATCGGCCCATCATAATTCAATGGAAATTATACTAAAATTATTAAATGTTTCTAAACTGGATTTAATTTATTGACATAGAAAATTAGTTCGGATAGCCGGGAGGGGGGGAGAGGTGCATTTCCAGTGGAACGTAAAAAAGGG from Ferroplasma acidiphilum carries:
- a CDS encoding V-type ATPase subunit, whose amino-acid sequence is MVVPINTTYSGSYGRLKIHFNDYLSDSFVKSLLELDIKDIRLKLYETSYRDDIDKATTISNDDVDILITAINRHVINNAKIALFAVPPQIKSFMKSYVSKWDIESIKAIITSKVIHHDIKYNDSFIMSFRDIPMGIYAGNLKRDDFRAIMEKNDVDSVINYLLNYGFNYLLKELEEYKKTGDTSSLLSAMDYRYYNDLIKTALFYNGDEGQIIKYVKTVVDLKNILTLAKAIELNVPFEKIENSIIDNGNFSRTALSDTFRSGSVIELLSLFKHFNIDEALDYYKENKNLSQFEIGMRKSLFHEFVPVMIRDTASLFIFAYILYAERERDNLRTIIIGKSYKLDNNTIERMLI
- a CDS encoding V-type ATP synthase subunit E family protein, coding for MSLENILNEIDNTTQAELKAIRDEYSAKIEAIIKSCNDKISRIKNYYAVKSDNDVKNIIKQYEDNIRLQSKKIIDDKKKEILVNTMQKLRSYVTSLNKSSNYPELLKAMVNESKKELGNKFTVYCDEMENEKLQGFKFPDSIKFIIDKSIKSGIIAVSADGKKEVDMRLSSIFDEISYDVETYLYENIK
- a CDS encoding ATPase — encoded protein: MITTPDAILALAASIAIAGGLIGTGMAQQGIGAAGMGIIAEKPEKFGQVLFFFVIPETLWIIGFVLGIILLLHVI
- a CDS encoding ABC transporter permease subunit; this encodes MNGFLYDIKRTITGKFTIILIVLLVLVTAASAYGAGVSSDYAHPGNTAIVMPYINQTGNSVNITDYVINGYGDPVSGLHITSSLYYNSNNSLIKYFSGTTNSTGYVHFIIKNLSTNLTYRYNEYYLDGIALVGSNNTMNYYNGQNILINDASTFAAPYYSINFNDSKYPLYAVNLKDKSDPALVSTMIYNPDYKFTDSPDVYYNTSSTLLNTNHFNKTNTVYIGKVNSNRFIVTPPLKTADAGKSVNIYIVNSTGAVIVPFLNYEYTYIKPGSILQDELAIFFGVLLIPIMGIFSAYFYYSKDKTSGVLESIIVRPITKGKLMMSRFAGNSVSFLAGLLIALGLADFILYHYTGVFISSGTFLTILLGYLVEIIGFAGIIYLVSQFEKTQGQVLGTGLGMLFIMGFMWSTIVSPAILYLLRVKSTGIAYFKDLLIVNSFSPSYFPDLISDYHLGSYSTYKASAVGINIYSIIAVGLIWILVPSLLALYFARKKD
- a CDS encoding ABC transporter ATP-binding protein, translating into MIEILHLSKSFKNFKAVSDLNLEINNGQIMGLAGLNGAGKTTTIRAACGIIFPTSGTITVNNFDIVKEKIKASRNIGWVPELPNFEPDARPVPLLKYYAGFYGIKPDEAEKNAIEMMKQFDIYNYRNRKLKYYSQGMKKRFALIAAMIGNPDNYLFDETLNGLDPNGVKEVRDLIINLKKQGKSILLSSHILSELQNVADKIAIVKNGSVVKTLSRDDLMHLGTTGTKIHIKNPDAGMEKILSEFGEFTSDGTYYYIKNNGEVDVSELNRQLVIKNYRVDYISMENETLEDYFLNMVK
- a CDS encoding ZPR1 zinc finger domain-containing protein is translated as MDEKKTESRCPNCNSFLYYIEADNEIPYEGKITIHTYVCKNCNYKNITIDRHEKGEPKIIKFKIKNKNDLKTIVYRSPDASVHIPELEAEISPGIASKGYITTIEGILTSIKEKLSIMGDDENINVLRQRIEGIISGAEESVTIILDDDSGQSRINSSRVEIIKKK
- the fni gene encoding type 2 isopentenyl-diphosphate Delta-isomerase, coding for MIENRKEEHINIAENMNVTSEHNFWDDIRLIHRAIPEVDYDSINTKINFLGTEFGLPFLISSMTGGTEKARKINENLARAAEEFKIGMGVGSMRAAIENKNIADTFSVINNYKIPARFANIGAPQLIGQEKPPISDKDIEYIFNLIGAKYLIVHFNFLQEMVQPEGDKNARGVMSRLKEIAKSYPVIAKETGSGFSRDDALELKDAGVKAIDVGGLGGTSFAAIEYYRAEKIQNKEKMHTGQTFWNWGVPSPASIKFCSVGLPIIGSGGIRNGQDVVKSIIMGADMGAMARNFLKDADTSYEDLVFHIKNIIKDIKISMFLTASKDVSELKNKRYIVLDPLYSWLNQGD
- a CDS encoding isopentenyl phosphate kinase, which codes for MIVIKIGGSIITDKSMYKKFNGQIVENIVKTLKRIDKQMVIIHGGGSFGHIKSKEYGLPGQVSERTMEGMNIVHNDMAELDLKISKIFQENKIYNISLPVSSLVYNNKKNYNIFSKYLELGITPISYGDTYIHGNEIGIYSGDNIAYDISKILHPEFVIFFSDVDGIFDKNPKNNPDAKLLKTISTDFQYDTINPDVTGGIMNKYNKMKLISDIGIPVYLINGLYPERIYNIGKDNFTGTVV